One genomic segment of Pseudomonas chlororaphis subsp. aurantiaca includes these proteins:
- a CDS encoding sensor histidine kinase, with protein MQSPTHDPGSALAIRSQYRQSQSRAARLRLLVDTGQELTQLPPAAMRQRALQRACAFMAMDHGLLLEWQLAQPPRATARHGGSERLAALHPLAKSATLHPEWLPQSDAALPQVLRIPLPGADGQAFGALLLANSVALAAPDSEDLESLQLLATLLAAHLENQRLLEALQTRERTMSELVHRLFSAQEDERKRVAYDLHDGLAQTLAGLHQRLQGFAGRCPTLPQELHGELQTILTLAQGCVGEGRQLIGGLRPNVLDDFGLYKAIDKEADRLRDAGLEVRWQQQSDARLPGASEIALFRIAQEGINNILKHARASRAELSLQLLDGQARLTLADNGVGFALDSPLSSCGGQHLGLAAMQERASLLGGELSWHSAPGNGTRLQARVPLPTAGEKQ; from the coding sequence ATGCAAAGCCCGACCCACGACCCCGGCAGCGCCCTGGCCATTCGCAGCCAGTATCGCCAGTCGCAAAGCCGCGCGGCGCGCCTGCGCCTGCTGGTGGACACCGGCCAGGAACTGACCCAGCTGCCACCTGCGGCCATGCGCCAGCGCGCCCTGCAACGGGCCTGCGCCTTTATGGCGATGGACCACGGCCTGCTGCTGGAATGGCAGCTCGCCCAGCCGCCCCGGGCCACCGCCCGGCATGGCGGCAGCGAACGCCTGGCCGCCCTGCACCCGTTGGCCAAGTCTGCGACCCTGCATCCCGAATGGCTGCCGCAGAGCGATGCGGCCCTGCCCCAGGTGTTGCGCATTCCCCTGCCCGGCGCCGACGGCCAGGCCTTCGGCGCGCTGCTGCTGGCCAACAGCGTGGCCCTGGCCGCGCCCGACAGCGAGGACCTGGAGTCCCTGCAACTGCTCGCCACCCTGCTGGCCGCGCACCTGGAAAACCAACGTTTGCTGGAGGCCCTGCAAACCCGGGAACGGACCATGTCGGAGCTGGTGCACCGGCTGTTCAGCGCCCAGGAAGACGAACGCAAGCGCGTGGCCTACGACCTGCACGACGGCCTCGCGCAAACCCTGGCCGGCCTGCACCAGCGCCTGCAGGGTTTTGCCGGACGCTGCCCGACATTGCCGCAAGAACTGCACGGCGAACTGCAAACCATCCTGACCCTGGCCCAGGGCTGCGTCGGCGAGGGCCGGCAACTGATCGGCGGCCTGCGCCCCAACGTGCTGGACGATTTTGGCCTGTACAAGGCCATCGACAAGGAAGCCGATCGCCTGCGCGACGCCGGCCTCGAAGTGCGCTGGCAGCAACAGTCCGACGCACGCCTGCCGGGCGCCAGCGAGATCGCCCTGTTCCGCATCGCCCAGGAAGGCATCAACAACATCCTCAAGCATGCCCGGGCCAGCCGTGCCGAACTGAGCCTGCAACTGCTGGATGGCCAGGCCCGGCTGACGCTGGCAGACAACGGCGTCGGCTTTGCCCTGGACAGCCCGCTGTCCAGTTGCGGCGGCCAGCACCTGGGCCTGGCGGCGATGCAGGAACGCGCCAGCCTGCTGGGCGGCGAGCTGTCCTGGCACAGCGCCCCCGGCAACGGCACCCGCCTGCAAGCCCGGGTGCCGCTGCCCACGGCTGGAGAAAAGCAATGA
- a CDS encoding SgcJ/EcaC family oxidoreductase, translating to MKLPTTAIALLLALAAPLAQALDATPYVYRTVAAQPQSQGDREIAGLFDRWNAALQSGSAKNVTSLYAADAILQPTVSNQVRTTPAQIQDYFEHFLAGKPVGQINYREIRHLGPDAAMDSGVYTFTLHEAGGATRQVQARYTFLYERIDGQWKILNHHSSAMPQAQPPLQASHR from the coding sequence ATGAAACTGCCAACCACCGCCATTGCCCTGTTGCTGGCCCTGGCCGCGCCCCTGGCCCAGGCCCTGGACGCCACGCCTTATGTGTACCGCACCGTCGCCGCGCAGCCGCAGAGCCAGGGCGACCGGGAGATCGCCGGCCTGTTCGATCGCTGGAACGCGGCCCTGCAAAGCGGCAGCGCAAAAAACGTAACCAGTCTTTACGCCGCCGACGCGATCCTCCAGCCGACCGTGTCGAACCAGGTGCGCACCACCCCGGCGCAGATCCAGGACTACTTCGAGCATTTCCTCGCGGGCAAGCCGGTGGGCCAGATCAACTACCGGGAAATCCGCCACCTGGGTCCGGACGCGGCCATGGACAGCGGCGTCTACACCTTCACCCTGCACGAAGCCGGTGGCGCGACCCGCCAGGTGCAGGCGCGCTACACCTTCCTCTACGAGCGCATCGACGGCCAGTGGAAGATTCTCAACCACCACTCTTCGGCCATGCCCCAGGCGCAGCCGCCATTGCAGGCCAGCCATCGCTGA
- a CDS encoding AraC family transcriptional regulator — protein sequence MHRMTGTSFRVLADVLTDAGIKVEALLKRHGSSHQEACENPMGVRLELVYAVLQDAVHLCGNPDLGLLAYTKAHPANLEVLGYALMSGATLGTALQRLVDYHSLVSNGFYLCLERSPQAVTLIGFDLALEPGLVPRAFIDAGAAQTLGLVHWLLPGRKPQPLAASFTYPRPADTRALERLLGPSLQFDAPYNSLSFSPRDCATALPSADPALDVLHMEYARSRLKLLLDGSMTAQVRRVLSERLAQGGPSDLRHIAQLVGVSSRSLQRRLGNEDMHFSALLDEARLMLAHSFLRNSARSVKYIGALLGFRDQSSFHKACRRWFGMTPGRYRQEG from the coding sequence ATGCACAGAATGACCGGCACCAGTTTCCGGGTGCTTGCCGATGTCCTGACCGATGCCGGCATCAAGGTCGAGGCCTTGCTCAAGCGCCACGGCAGCAGCCACCAGGAGGCCTGTGAAAACCCCATGGGCGTCAGGCTGGAGCTGGTCTACGCGGTGCTGCAAGACGCCGTGCACCTCTGCGGCAACCCGGACCTCGGCCTGCTGGCGTACACCAAGGCCCACCCGGCCAACCTGGAAGTGCTCGGCTACGCCCTGATGTCCGGCGCCACCCTGGGCACCGCGCTGCAACGCCTGGTGGACTATCACTCGCTGGTCAGCAACGGCTTCTACCTGTGCCTGGAGCGCAGCCCCCAGGCCGTCACCCTGATCGGCTTCGACCTCGCCCTCGAGCCCGGCCTGGTGCCGCGGGCGTTCATCGATGCCGGCGCCGCGCAGACCCTGGGCCTGGTGCACTGGCTGCTGCCCGGACGCAAGCCACAACCGCTGGCAGCGAGCTTCACCTACCCGCGGCCGGCGGACACCCGCGCCCTGGAGCGCCTGCTGGGCCCCAGCCTGCAGTTCGACGCGCCCTACAACAGCCTGAGCTTCAGCCCGCGCGATTGCGCGACCGCCCTGCCCAGCGCCGACCCGGCCCTGGACGTGCTGCACATGGAATACGCGCGCAGCCGCCTCAAGCTGTTGCTCGACGGCTCGATGACCGCGCAGGTAAGGCGGGTATTGTCCGAGCGCCTGGCCCAGGGCGGGCCCAGCGACCTGCGGCATATCGCGCAGTTGGTGGGGGTCAGCAGCCGCAGCCTGCAACGGCGCCTGGGCAACGAGGACATGCACTTCTCGGCCCTGCTCGACGAGGCGCGGCTGATGCTGGCCCACAGTTTCCTGCGCAACTCGGCGCGCAGCGTCAAGTACATCGGCGCCCTGCTCGGCTTTCGCGACCAGAGCAGCTTTCACAAGGCCTGCCGCCGCTGGTTCGGCATGACCCCGGGGCGTTATCGCCAGGAAGGCTGA
- a CDS encoding EAL domain-containing protein, with the protein MQSVKDFYRELAQGRLALAFQPVVWLPDASRVLYQEGLLRHVEQPGNGVYPFAMLERHQVMHELDRSVVGCVIERLLEDEHLRLGCNISAQSAIIDPFWSATLAQLRDAPSVAARLVIEITESATPPSPEAAIEFVLCLRELGCRVAVDDFGAGLGTLEFIRQTRPDMVKIDQGYLQRARSEPNSVQTLKHLVQLCKTLAPCVIIEGIESEADRALATACGGEWGQGYLFGRPRLDRLGALCRLRGVVAERVVAD; encoded by the coding sequence ATGCAAAGCGTCAAAGATTTTTATCGGGAACTGGCGCAGGGGCGACTGGCGCTGGCCTTCCAGCCGGTGGTGTGGCTGCCCGACGCCAGCCGGGTGCTGTACCAGGAAGGTTTGCTGCGCCACGTCGAGCAGCCGGGCAATGGCGTCTACCCGTTCGCCATGCTCGAGCGCCATCAGGTGATGCATGAGCTGGACCGCAGCGTGGTGGGATGCGTGATCGAGCGCCTGCTGGAGGACGAGCACCTGCGCCTGGGCTGCAATATTTCGGCGCAGAGCGCGATCATCGATCCGTTCTGGTCCGCCACCCTCGCGCAGTTGCGCGACGCGCCTTCGGTGGCCGCGCGGCTGGTGATCGAAATCACCGAAAGCGCCACGCCGCCGAGTCCCGAGGCGGCCATCGAGTTTGTCCTGTGCCTGCGCGAGCTGGGCTGCCGGGTGGCGGTGGACGACTTCGGCGCCGGCCTGGGTACCCTGGAATTCATCCGCCAGACCCGCCCCGACATGGTCAAGATCGACCAGGGTTACCTGCAGCGCGCCCGCAGCGAACCCAACAGCGTGCAGACCCTGAAACACCTGGTGCAGCTGTGCAAGACCCTGGCGCCCTGCGTGATCATCGAAGGCATCGAGAGCGAAGCCGACCGCGCCCTGGCCACGGCCTGCGGTGGCGAGTGGGGCCAGGGCTACCTGTTCGGCCGGCCACGGCTCGACCGCCTGGGCGCGCTATGCCGGTTGCGTGGGGTGGTGGCCGAGCGAGTGGTGGCGGACTGA
- a CDS encoding NAD(P)/FAD-dependent oxidoreductase, giving the protein MNQHSHAQHTRSYYAASANALPDYPPLSADLSADVCVIGGGFTGVNTAIELAQRGLSVILLEARRIGWGASGRNGGQLIRGIGHDVSGFARYVGAEGVRYLEQAGIDSVALVGQRVREHGIDCDLRWGFCELANTPAQFAAFQAEQEHLAALGYVHETRLVAPQDMAQVVASSRYAGGLVDMGSGHLHPLNLVLGEAALARSLGVRIFEQSPVLELIHGDSAQVRCASGTVRAGSLVLACNAHLDDLEPRLSGKVLPAGSYIIATAPLAPALAAELIPQNLALCDQKVGLDYYRLSADRRLLFGGACHYSGRDPADIGAYMRPKLLKVFPQLAHVGIDYQWGGKIGITANRFPQVGRLRQYPNVYYAQGYSGHGVNVTHWTARLLAEAIHAGHSQGLDIFSAVPHMTFPGGPALRAPLLALGMLWHRLREVLG; this is encoded by the coding sequence ATGAACCAGCACAGCCACGCGCAACACACCCGCTCCTACTACGCCGCCTCGGCCAACGCGCTGCCGGACTACCCGCCGCTGAGCGCCGACCTGAGCGCCGATGTCTGCGTGATCGGCGGCGGTTTCACCGGGGTCAACACCGCCATCGAACTGGCACAGCGCGGCCTGTCGGTGATTCTCCTGGAAGCCCGGCGCATCGGCTGGGGCGCCAGCGGACGCAACGGCGGGCAACTGATCCGCGGTATCGGCCACGACGTCAGCGGCTTTGCCCGCTACGTCGGCGCCGAGGGCGTGCGTTACCTGGAACAGGCCGGCATCGACTCGGTGGCGCTGGTCGGCCAGCGCGTGCGCGAACACGGCATCGACTGCGACCTGCGCTGGGGCTTCTGCGAGCTGGCCAACACCCCGGCCCAGTTCGCCGCGTTCCAGGCCGAGCAGGAGCATCTCGCGGCGCTGGGTTACGTGCATGAAACCCGCCTGGTGGCCCCGCAAGACATGGCCCAGGTGGTGGCCTCGTCGCGCTATGCCGGGGGCCTGGTGGACATGGGTTCCGGGCACCTGCACCCGCTCAACCTGGTGCTCGGCGAGGCCGCCCTGGCCCGGTCGCTGGGGGTGCGGATCTTCGAGCAGAGCCCGGTGCTGGAGCTGATCCACGGCGACAGCGCGCAGGTGCGTTGCGCCAGCGGCACGGTGCGCGCCGGGAGCCTGGTGCTGGCCTGCAACGCCCACCTGGATGACCTGGAACCACGGCTGAGCGGCAAGGTGCTGCCGGCGGGCAGCTACATCATCGCCACCGCCCCCCTGGCGCCGGCCCTGGCCGCCGAACTGATCCCGCAGAACCTGGCACTGTGCGACCAGAAGGTCGGCCTCGACTACTACCGGCTCTCGGCGGACCGCCGGCTGCTGTTCGGCGGCGCCTGCCACTACTCCGGGCGCGACCCGGCGGACATCGGCGCCTATATGCGACCCAAGCTGCTCAAGGTGTTCCCGCAGCTGGCGCACGTGGGCATCGACTACCAATGGGGCGGCAAGATCGGCATCACCGCCAACCGCTTCCCCCAGGTCGGGCGCCTGCGCCAGTACCCCAACGTGTATTACGCCCAGGGCTACTCCGGGCACGGGGTCAACGTCACCCACTGGACCGCGCGCCTGCTGGCCGAAGCCATCCACGCCGGCCACAGCCAGGGCCTGGATATCTTCAGCGCAGTGCCGCACATGACCTTCCCCGGCGGCCCGGCCCTGCGCGCGCCGCTGCTGGCGCTGGGCATGCTGTGGCATCGGTTGCGCGAGGTGTTGGGCTAA
- a CDS encoding polyamine ABC transporter substrate-binding protein, with protein sequence MRLWKSVVPLALTVLFGATAQAESKVSVYNWTDYIGETTLADFQAKTGTRVIYDVFDSNETLEGKLLAGRTGYDVVVPSNHFLARQVKAGAFLKLDRAQLPNWQNLDPKLLALLEQNDPGNQYSVPYLWGTNGIGYNVDKVKQVLGVDQIDSWAVFFEPENLKKLSQCGVSMMDSPDEVFPAMLNYLGLDPRSENPADYKKAEAKLLAIRPYITYFHSSKYVSDLANGNICLAFGYSGDVFQAANRAKEAKNGVKIAYSIPKEGSNLWFDLLAIPADASNPKEAHAFIDYLLDPHVIAKVSAYVGYANPNPASRQFMDPELVNNPEVYPPQAVLDKLYISSTQSPQTMRLMTRAWSKVKSNK encoded by the coding sequence ATGCGTCTATGGAAATCGGTGGTTCCGCTGGCCCTGACGGTGCTGTTCGGCGCCACAGCCCAGGCTGAATCGAAAGTCAGCGTGTACAACTGGACCGACTATATCGGCGAGACCACCCTCGCCGACTTCCAGGCAAAAACCGGGACCCGGGTCATCTACGACGTCTTCGACTCCAACGAAACCCTGGAAGGCAAGCTGCTGGCCGGCCGCACCGGCTATGACGTGGTGGTGCCGTCCAACCACTTCCTGGCGCGGCAGGTCAAGGCCGGGGCCTTTCTCAAGCTGGACCGCGCGCAGTTGCCGAACTGGCAGAACCTCGACCCGAAACTGCTGGCCCTGCTGGAGCAGAACGACCCCGGCAACCAGTACTCGGTGCCTTACCTGTGGGGCACCAACGGCATCGGCTACAACGTCGACAAGGTCAAGCAGGTGCTGGGGGTCGACCAGATCGATTCCTGGGCAGTGTTCTTCGAGCCGGAGAACCTGAAGAAGCTCAGCCAGTGCGGCGTGTCGATGATGGACTCGCCGGACGAAGTGTTCCCGGCGATGCTCAACTACCTGGGCCTGGACCCGCGCAGCGAAAACCCCGCGGACTACAAGAAAGCCGAGGCCAAGCTGCTGGCGATCCGTCCCTACATCACCTACTTCCACTCCTCCAAGTACGTCTCCGACCTGGCCAACGGCAACATCTGCCTGGCCTTCGGTTATTCCGGCGACGTGTTCCAGGCCGCCAACCGCGCCAAGGAAGCCAAGAACGGGGTGAAGATCGCCTATTCGATTCCCAAGGAAGGCAGCAACCTGTGGTTCGACCTCCTGGCGATCCCGGCGGACGCGAGCAACCCCAAGGAGGCCCATGCCTTCATCGACTACCTGCTGGACCCGCACGTGATCGCCAAGGTCAGCGCCTATGTCGGCTACGCCAACCCCAACCCGGCGTCCCGGCAATTCATGGACCCTGAGTTGGTGAACAACCCCGAGGTCTACCCACCCCAGGCGGTGCTCGACAAGCTGTATATCTCCAGCACCCAGAGCCCGCAGACCATGCGCCTGATGACCCGCGCCTGGAGCAAAGTGAAGTCCAACAAATGA
- a CDS encoding glutamine synthetase family protein, which yields MNAPFDQLSAWLKEHKITEVECVVSDLTGIARGKIAPTNKFLHERGMRLPESVLLQTVTGDFVDDDIYYDLLDPADIDMVCRPDASGIYLVPWAIEPTAIVIHDTFDKFGNPIELSPRNVLKKVLQLYADQGWQPIVAPEMEFYLTQRCEDPDLPLKAPLGRSGRAESGRQSFSIDAANEFDPLFEDVYDWCEAQGLDLDTLIHEDGPAQMEINFRHGDALDLADQITVFKRTLREAALKHNVTATFMAKPVADEPGSAMHLHQSVVDSATGKPIFADAEGRMSELFRHHIGGLQKYIPQVLPMFAPNVNSFRRFLPDTSAPVNVEWGEENRTVGLRVPTSGPEAMRVENRLPGADANPYLAIAASLLCGYLGMVEGIEPSAAVEGRAYERRNLRLPITIEDALTRMEECPTLERYLGSKFVRGYVAVKRAEHENFKRVISSWEREFLLLSV from the coding sequence ATGAATGCCCCTTTCGATCAGCTGTCTGCCTGGCTGAAAGAACACAAGATTACCGAAGTGGAATGCGTGGTCAGCGACCTGACCGGCATCGCCCGCGGCAAGATAGCGCCCACCAACAAGTTCCTGCATGAGCGAGGCATGCGCCTGCCGGAAAGTGTGCTGTTGCAAACGGTAACCGGGGACTTCGTCGACGACGATATCTACTACGACCTGCTGGACCCGGCCGACATCGACATGGTCTGCCGCCCCGACGCCTCGGGCATCTACCTGGTGCCCTGGGCCATCGAGCCGACCGCCATCGTCATCCACGACACCTTCGACAAGTTCGGCAACCCCATCGAGCTGTCGCCGCGCAACGTGCTGAAGAAAGTCCTGCAGCTATACGCCGACCAGGGCTGGCAGCCGATCGTCGCGCCGGAGATGGAGTTCTACCTGACCCAGCGCTGCGAAGACCCGGACCTGCCGTTGAAGGCGCCGCTGGGCCGCTCCGGCCGGGCCGAGAGCGGACGCCAGTCGTTCTCCATCGACGCCGCCAACGAATTCGATCCGCTGTTCGAGGACGTCTACGACTGGTGCGAAGCCCAGGGCCTGGACCTCGACACGCTGATCCACGAAGACGGCCCGGCGCAGATGGAAATCAACTTCCGCCACGGCGATGCCCTCGACCTGGCCGACCAGATCACCGTGTTCAAGCGCACCCTGCGCGAGGCCGCGCTCAAGCACAACGTCACCGCCACCTTTATGGCCAAGCCGGTGGCCGACGAGCCCGGCAGCGCCATGCACCTGCACCAGAGCGTGGTCGACAGCGCCACCGGCAAGCCGATCTTCGCCGACGCCGAGGGCCGCATGAGCGAGCTGTTCCGCCACCATATCGGCGGCCTGCAGAAGTACATCCCCCAGGTGCTGCCGATGTTCGCGCCCAACGTCAATTCGTTCCGTCGTTTCCTGCCGGACACCTCGGCGCCGGTCAACGTCGAATGGGGCGAAGAAAACCGCACCGTCGGCCTGCGCGTGCCGACCTCCGGCCCGGAAGCCATGCGCGTGGAAAACCGCCTGCCCGGCGCCGACGCCAACCCGTACCTGGCCATCGCCGCCAGCCTGCTGTGCGGTTACCTGGGCATGGTCGAGGGCATCGAGCCGAGCGCCGCGGTGGAAGGCCGGGCCTACGAGCGGCGCAACCTGCGCCTGCCGATCACCATCGAAGACGCCCTGACCCGCATGGAAGAGTGCCCGACCCTTGAGCGCTACCTGGGCAGCAAGTTCGTGCGCGGCTATGTGGCGGTGAAACGCGCCGAGCACGAGAACTTCAAGCGCGTGATCAGTTCCTGGGAACGCGAGTTCCTGTTGCTCAGCGTCTGA
- a CDS encoding helix-turn-helix domain-containing protein encodes MTASTALQVQAFNTFDVADQVRATPGWVQHYQQMSPGHFAGQVRYLDLQGVQIYEECMNTRVEQNFSAPEDSLAFCFDRSDNALYLLNGESRNIWITPENYQEIAVVFGPEFVRGHGLDAQRLDGLFLAPLNCGQNALFSRWLSATLTRLSQTLDPPSREALTQQLLDDCLFILDNACARLDGGGLRRRAEERAIMQRVAEWAADGPEDSLNLLELSQVAGVSLRQLQGAFRAFAGMAPTQWLRLRRLNSAHRELLSRGPDETTVAEVAMRWSFWHLGRFSSSYRALFKELPSETLRRGQR; translated from the coding sequence ATGACAGCGTCGACAGCTCTCCAGGTCCAGGCCTTCAACACCTTCGATGTGGCCGATCAGGTCCGTGCCACCCCGGGTTGGGTGCAGCATTACCAGCAGATGTCGCCCGGGCATTTCGCCGGGCAGGTGCGTTACCTGGACCTGCAAGGGGTGCAGATCTACGAGGAGTGCATGAACACCCGGGTCGAGCAGAATTTCAGCGCGCCCGAGGACTCCCTGGCGTTCTGTTTCGATCGCAGCGACAACGCCCTGTACCTGCTCAACGGCGAGAGCCGCAACATCTGGATCACTCCGGAGAACTACCAGGAAATTGCCGTGGTGTTCGGCCCGGAATTCGTCCGCGGCCATGGGCTCGACGCGCAGCGCCTCGACGGCCTGTTCCTGGCGCCGCTCAACTGCGGGCAGAACGCCTTGTTCAGCCGCTGGCTCAGCGCGACCCTGACGCGCCTGTCGCAGACCCTCGACCCACCCAGCCGTGAAGCCCTGACCCAGCAGTTGCTCGACGATTGCCTGTTTATCCTCGACAACGCCTGCGCGCGCCTGGACGGCGGCGGCCTGCGCCGGCGCGCCGAGGAGCGGGCGATCATGCAGCGGGTCGCGGAGTGGGCGGCGGACGGCCCGGAAGACAGCCTCAACCTGCTGGAGCTGTCGCAGGTGGCCGGGGTTTCCCTGCGCCAGTTGCAGGGCGCGTTCAGGGCCTTCGCCGGCATGGCACCGACCCAGTGGCTGCGCCTGCGCCGGTTGAACAGCGCGCACCGCGAACTGCTCAGCCGCGGCCCGGACGAAACCACCGTGGCCGAGGTGGCCATGCGCTGGTCGTTCTGGCACCTCGGGCGGTTTTCCAGCAGCTACCGCGCGCTGTTCAAGGAACTGCCGAGCGAGACCCTGCGTCGCGGCCAGCGTTGA
- a CDS encoding phosphocholine-specific phospholipase C, with protein sequence MPTLTRRKLMQAAAIGSAFTLLPDSIRQALAIPANNRTGTIRDVEHVVILMQENRSFDHYFGTLPGVRGFSDRFTIPLPGKRSVWEQQGVGRVVLPYHLDSSRGNAQRVNGTPHSWIDEHAAWGSGRMSAWPTFKTNTSMGYYREQELPFQFALANTFTLCDAYHCSVHAGTNPNRLFHWTGTNGPTGANVAAVVNEWDGPGAVDVGYTWKTYPERLEERGVSWKIYQYLPDNFGDNPLAGFRQYRHASVAAGNPAQPPEDFTAFVPYSDALNARVPLYKGNGNTLPARSGSDLEGMIAGFRNDVQQGKLPKVSWIVAPATYSEHPGPSSPVQGGWFTQEILKALTDNPEVWSKTVLLVNYDENDGFFDHVPSPSAPSRRLDGSFAGKSTVDFDSEVFTHPAPPGTTQQPRPDGGIYGPGPRVPMLVLSPWSRGGWVNSQAFDHTSVLQFLEKRFGVREPNISAWRRAVCGDLTSAFNFVNPNSEILPPLHTTTRQAADLLRQRQEQLAQVPLPDASRQQLPQQQRVARPSRALPYRLNVEAKAKRKALSLTLSLQNSGEQGAVFHVYDRLHLLDIPRRYTVEAGKQLKDSWQTAGRYKLWLLGPNGFHRSFHGNLLERQPEVSMFSRGHNLQLTLSNPGKEPVSITIERCPYTHQGPWRFDVPGRSEIHQMFACQASGGWYDLTVRAEGGWLRRLAGRLETGAHSISDPLMGV encoded by the coding sequence ATGCCTACTCTCACTCGCAGGAAGCTCATGCAGGCCGCCGCCATCGGATCGGCCTTTACCTTACTGCCAGACTCCATCCGCCAGGCCCTGGCGATCCCCGCCAACAACCGCACCGGCACCATCCGCGACGTCGAGCACGTGGTGATCCTGATGCAGGAAAACCGCTCCTTCGACCATTACTTCGGCACCTTGCCCGGGGTCCGCGGTTTCAGCGATCGCTTCACCATCCCGCTGCCCGGCAAGCGTTCGGTGTGGGAGCAGCAGGGCGTCGGGCGCGTGGTGCTGCCGTATCACCTGGACAGCTCGCGGGGCAACGCGCAGCGGGTCAACGGCACGCCGCATTCGTGGATCGACGAGCACGCGGCCTGGGGCAGCGGGCGCATGAGCGCCTGGCCGACCTTCAAGACCAACACCTCCATGGGCTACTACCGCGAGCAGGAGCTGCCGTTCCAGTTCGCCCTGGCCAACACCTTCACCCTGTGCGATGCCTACCACTGTTCGGTGCACGCCGGGACCAACCCCAACCGCCTGTTCCACTGGACCGGCACCAACGGCCCGACCGGCGCCAACGTGGCGGCGGTGGTCAACGAATGGGACGGCCCGGGCGCGGTGGACGTCGGCTACACCTGGAAAACCTACCCCGAGCGCCTGGAAGAGCGGGGCGTGAGCTGGAAGATCTACCAGTACCTGCCGGACAACTTCGGCGATAACCCGCTGGCCGGTTTCCGCCAGTACCGCCACGCCAGCGTGGCGGCCGGCAACCCGGCGCAGCCGCCGGAAGACTTCACCGCCTTCGTGCCTTACAGCGATGCGCTGAATGCCCGGGTGCCGCTGTACAAGGGCAATGGCAACACCTTGCCGGCCCGCAGCGGCAGCGACCTGGAGGGCATGATCGCGGGGTTTCGCAACGATGTGCAGCAGGGCAAGCTGCCCAAGGTCAGCTGGATCGTCGCGCCGGCCACCTATTCCGAGCACCCGGGGCCGTCGAGCCCGGTGCAGGGCGGCTGGTTCACCCAGGAAATCCTCAAGGCGCTGACCGACAATCCCGAGGTCTGGAGCAAGACCGTGCTGCTGGTCAACTACGACGAGAACGACGGTTTCTTCGACCATGTGCCGTCGCCCTCGGCGCCTTCGCGGCGCCTGGACGGCAGCTTCGCCGGCAAGTCGACGGTGGATTTCGACAGCGAGGTGTTCACCCACCCGGCGCCACCGGGGACCACCCAGCAACCGCGTCCGGACGGCGGCATCTACGGCCCCGGCCCGCGAGTGCCGATGCTGGTGCTGTCGCCGTGGAGCCGTGGTGGCTGGGTCAATTCCCAGGCGTTCGACCACACCTCGGTCCTGCAATTTCTCGAGAAGCGCTTCGGCGTGCGCGAGCCGAACATCAGCGCCTGGCGCCGCGCGGTGTGCGGTGACCTGACCTCGGCCTTCAACTTCGTCAATCCCAACAGCGAAATCCTCCCGCCGCTGCACACCACTACCCGCCAGGCCGCGGACCTGCTGCGCCAGCGCCAGGAACAACTGGCCCAGGTGCCGCTGCCGGACGCCAGTCGCCAGCAACTGCCGCAGCAGCAGCGCGTGGCCAGGCCGTCGCGGGCCTTGCCGTATCGGTTGAATGTCGAGGCCAAGGCCAAGCGCAAGGCGCTGAGCCTGACCCTGAGCCTGCAGAACAGCGGGGAGCAGGGCGCGGTGTTCCATGTCTACGATCGCCTGCACCTGCTGGACATCCCCCGTCGCTATACGGTGGAGGCGGGCAAGCAGCTCAAGGACAGCTGGCAGACTGCGGGCCGCTACAAGCTGTGGCTGCTGGGGCCCAACGGTTTCCACCGCAGCTTCCACGGCAACCTGCTGGAGCGTCAGCCCGAGGTGTCGATGTTCAGCCGCGGCCACAACCTGCAGCTGACCCTGAGCAACCCGGGCAAGGAGCCGGTGTCGATCACCATCGAGCGTTGCCCCTACACCCATCAGGGGCCATGGCGCTTCGACGTGCCCGGGCGCAGCGAGATCCACCAGATGTTCGCCTGCCAGGCCAGCGGCGGCTGGTACGACCTGACCGTGCGCGCCGAGGGCGGCTGGCTGCGGCGCCTGGCCGGGCGCCTGGAAACCGGTGCCCACAGCATCAGCGACCCCTTGATGGGCGTGTAA